The stretch of DNA GCTGATTTTGAGTTATTTGTTCTCGCGCAAGATTGACTTGCTCAAAACTCTGCCAAAAAGAACTTATAATATTGTCGCGGATGGTGGGGGATCTAGGCTGCATAGTCTTACGCCCTTGGTTATCGTTTAAAGCATATAATTCATAATTTACTTTTTTCATGCCCTCTATAGCAAGTGAAGTATAGGCGATAATTCCGATAAATCACCTTTCTCTTCTAACCATGTCTTTCAATCGCCAGCGCGTTTTTTGACCAGTAACATTGTCAGCGTTCAGAGCGTCATGAAATGTACACATAAACGGCAGTGGCGGGAGTCAAAAATCGACAAAATTGATTATTCTTTCAAACATTCGATTTCCTCCTCTGTCAACTCCGTCGCTTCAACAATAGTAGCAACAGAAAAATTCAACGTTAGCATTTTTCTTGCGATTTCCATTTTTCCCTCGACTTTACCTTCAGCTTTGCCTCTCGCCTCACCTGCAGCCAAACCTTCCACCAAACCTTCCGCTTTTCCTTCCGCTTTTCCTGCTGCTAACCCTTTAGTATACTTTTCTGACATCAGTGTTTTTTCTCGTCTCACTTGATCCCAATAACTTTCATAAAAAGCGAGTTCTGCTTGGGTGTAAGCGGATTCTTCAGCCAATTCCACCGCTTCGGCAATTTCAGGCACTTCCAGTAATTCGTGAGAGACCGTCTTGGTTTTTTCATCAATTTCACGTAAAAACCGTAACCATAACAGTCTTAATGTCTTTTCTTCCGCAGAATGAACAGGAAACTTAGGTAACTCAATAAAAATTAATTGAAGATGGTCAATAATATCGCCGTCCTGACTGCCTTTCTTCACCAGTTGATAATGATGGTACCAATCCGGACTTAGGGTATCGTAAATTTCTGCGACTAATCCTAATCCATACACCGGCTGCAGTAACACATAGTCTTTTCCTTTATCCAATTGCTTTACAAAGGCTTGGCTCGCACCAAAAAGTAAGCGCTGTTTAAAACTGTCTGTCCAATTCATCTGCATTTCGACGACAAAAGCCCTTCCCTTCGCATCTTTGCACTTCGCATCAGCAATCGTACGCTTGAATTCAGGAATTGCCGGCACTTGTTCGCTGGGTAAATACGTGAGTTCTACAATCGGACTATCTACGGGCAAAGGCAAAACAGCATTTAAAAAACTCATCAGCAAATGCGGATGATCGCCAAAAATCTTTTTAAATACCACATCGGCTTTCGGGTCTAAATAGCGTGACATAATCTCGGGTCTCTTAATAATCAACTAAACATCGTTTTTTATTATACAATACCACTTCACTCAAGCCTACTTCGTTTGCAGTTTGGGATATTATTAATTTTCTGTTGAAGTATAGGCTATAATTCCGATAAATTACCTTTTTCTTCTAGCCAAGATTTTCTATCTCCAGCGCGTTTTTTAGCAAGTAACATATCCATACGAGATTCTGTCAATATCGGATCATCCATGCTTAACCGCACTAAGCGCCGAGTATCGACCGCCATGGTGGTTTCACGCAATTGTAATGGATTCATTTCCCCCAATCCTTTGAAACGCAATACATTCGGCTTACCTTTTTTCTTTTCCGCTTCTAAGCGATCTAATATTCCTTGTTTCTCGGCTTCATCTAAGGCGTAATACACTTCTTTGCCCATATCAATACGATAAAGTGGTGGCATCGCAACAAACACATGACCGGCTAAAACTAACGTTCGAAAGTGTTTAACGAATAATGCACAAAGCAAAGCAGCGATATGCGCGCCGTCAGAATCTGCATCGGCAAGAATGCAGATTTTTCCATAACGCAACCCAGTGAGATCGGTTGAGTTTGGATCTACGCCAATAGCCACAGCGATATCGTGCACTTCTTGTGATGCTAATACTTGCGCCGAATCAACTTCCCAGGTATTTAAAATTTTTCCACGCAATGGCATCACTGCTTGAAATTCTTTTTCACGCGCTTGCTTTGCGGACCCACCTGCGGAATCTCCTTCCACCAAAAACAATTCTGTTTGCCGTGGATCTTGCGCAGAACAATCGGCCAACTTTCCAGGCAATGCGGGTCCTTGCGTGACTTTTTTACGCAGTACTTTCATTGCACTTTTCAAACGTCGCTGAGCGTTGTTAATCGCTAATTCTGCAATTTTTTCACCCAAGGCGACATGCTGATTGAGCCATAAACTAAAAGAATCTTTAACCACGCCCGACACAAAACTCGCACATTCACGCGAAGATAAACGCTCTTTGGTTTGTCCTGCAAATTGTGGATCATGCAGTTTTACTGACAAAATATAACAGCAGTTTTCCCACAAATCTTCTGCGGTTAATTTAACGCCCCGTGGCAGCAAATTTCTAAATTCACAAAAATCTCGCAAAGCTTCTAATGATCCAGTACGCAAACCATTTACATGCGTTCCCCCTTGTGCGGTAGGAATCAAGTTGACATAACTTTCAGTTAACAATTCACCGCCTTCTGGCAACCATACAATGGCCCAATCCGCCATTTCTTTTCCGCCCTCGGCGTGACCTAAAATAGGCTCTACTGGCAAAAGCTCTAAACCATTCAGCGCATCTAATAAATAACCGGCCAAGCCCATTTCAAAATGCCATTCGACTTTTTCATTATGAATTTTGTCCTCTAAAATGACTTTAAGCCCTGGGCATAATACAGCCTTGGCACGTAAAATATGTTTTAGCCTGCTGATAGAAAAGTTTGCAGAGTCGAAATATTTGGGCTCGGGCAAAAATCTGACACTCGTGCCAGTGTCACGCTTATTCACTTCTCCGATAACTTTTAATTCGGATTTTTTTGCGCCATGCTCAAAGCGCATGTGATAAATTTTTCCATGCTGACGAATAGTCACTTCCAACCATTGAGATAAGGCATTCACTACGGAAATACCCACGCCGTGTAAACCGC from Gammaproteobacteria bacterium encodes:
- a CDS encoding Rpn family recombination-promoting nuclease/putative transposase, yielding MSRYLDPKADVVFKKIFGDHPHLLMSFLNAVLPLPVDSPIVELTYLPSEQVPAIPEFKRTIADAKCKDAKGRAFVVEMQMNWTDSFKQRLLFGASQAFVKQLDKGKDYVLLQPVYGLGLVAEIYDTLSPDWYHHYQLVKKGSQDGDIIDHLQLIFIELPKFPVHSAEEKTLRLLWLRFLREIDEKTKTVSHELLEVPEIAEAVELAEESAYTQAELAFYESYWDQVRREKTLMSEKYTKGLAAGKAEGKAEGLVEGLAAGEARGKAEGKVEGKMEIARKMLTLNFSVATIVEATELTEEEIECLKE
- the parE gene encoding DNA topoisomerase IV subunit B produces the protein MAEKNYNAQSIEVLSGLEPVQKRPGMYTDTTRPNHLACEAIDNSVDEALAGHATKIEVIIHQDGSVEVIDDGRGMPTDVHLEEKVTGVELILTRLHAGAKFSNDSYKFSGGLHGVGISVVNALSQWLEVTIRQHGKIYHMRFEHGAKKSELKVIGEVNKRDTGTSVRFLPEPKYFDSANFSISRLKHILRAKAVLCPGLKVILEDKIHNEKVEWHFEMGLAGYLLDALNGLELLPVEPILGHAEGGKEMADWAIVWLPEGGELLTESYVNLIPTAQGGTHVNGLRTGSLEALRDFCEFRNLLPRGVKLTAEDLWENCCYILSVKLHDPQFAGQTKERLSSRECASFVSGVVKDSFSLWLNQHVALGEKIAELAINNAQRRLKSAMKVLRKKVTQGPALPGKLADCSAQDPRQTELFLVEGDSAGGSAKQAREKEFQAVMPLRGKILNTWEVDSAQVLASQEVHDIAVAIGVDPNSTDLTGLRYGKICILADADSDGAHIAALLCALFVKHFRTLVLAGHVFVAMPPLYRIDMGKEVYYALDEAEKQGILDRLEAEKKKGKPNVLRFKGLGEMNPLQLRETTMAVDTRRLVRLSMDDPILTESRMDMLLAKKRAGDRKSWLEEKGNLSEL